The Primulina tabacum isolate GXHZ01 chromosome 16, ASM2559414v2, whole genome shotgun sequence genome window below encodes:
- the LOC142530004 gene encoding uncharacterized protein LOC142530004 has translation MEPLVKVLKLVDQDNKPTLSIIYEAMDRAKLSIKESVKDWQLYWDVIDEHWYNQLHQHLHAAAYFLNPMLQYSGTCVYTDEVRRGLKTVIKRLEPDLNTQAAMINEIKLFTEQIGEFGSPLAKMAVKKVFQLNGGMSMVKKLPT, from the exons ATGGAACCTCTCGTCAAAGTTTTGAAGTTGGTTGATCAAGACAATAAGCCAACGCTATCGATTATATATGAAGCAATGGATAGAGCTAAACTATCTATAAAAGAAAGTGTGAAAGACTGGCAATTGTACTGGGATGTGATTGATGAGCATTGGTATAATCAATTACACCAACACCTACATGCTGCAG CATATTTTCTCAATCCAATGCTCCAATATTCTGGAACATGTGTTTACACTGATGAAGTAAGACGAGGATTGAAGACAGTAATCAAAAGACTAGAGCCCGATTTAAATACACAAGCTGCAATGATTAATGAG ATTAAATTGTTTACTGAACAAATTGGAGAGTTTGGATCTCCACTTGCAAAAATGGCGGTTAAAAAAGTCTTCCAG CTGAATGGTGGAATGAGTATGGTGAAGAAGCTCCCCACCTAA